A segment of the Chryseobacterium scophthalmum genome:
CCTCTACTTTTGGCTTAATAATTATTTCAAATCCGGCCGGGATAAACTAACAAAATATTAGAAAAAATGACAAAATTTATCCCCATATCAATCATGGTGCTTTATGCACTTGTTGTAATAAGTTGCACCAGAAGTCTAAACAATCAGGAAGATTTTAATGAAGACTTTAATAAAATTCAACAAGAAAATCTTACCCTACAAGCGAAGGGATCTGACTCTAGCTCTTCAAACAATACTGAGCTGGATCCTGATGTTCCCATTAAAGATACTCATGACTGGAGAATAAAGCCATAGAAAATAAAAACGTAGAATTTTAACTATTAAATAAAAAAAATGATTCCTCATACCTCCATATTTTGCGCAACCGGTCAACCATGTCCTATAAGTGGAATCTGGCAGAGTGTGGGGAATTTTAAAACCACCTATCCGGCAATGAAAGGCTGTAAGATGCCTGACTATTGCGGAAAAAAAATAGAATGGGTTCTCATTCTTGAATGCTGAAAAATTCTTCATCAAAAAAATCAAAAGAATATAGCCATGAAAAAACTAATCCCATACATTCCGAAAGTTGTAAGTTACTTTTTTATTCTACTCTTTTGTTACGCTGCCATAAGCAAAGCACTGGATTTTGAAAACTTTCAGGTTCAGATCGGCCAATCTCCTTTACTAAGTGCTTATGCTGGATTTGTTTCTTATTTTGTAATTATATTGGAACTGCTAATCGTTGTATTACTAACAATTCCCAAAACAAATTTGCTAGGATTATATGCTTCTACATCATTGATGACTGCCTTTACAATATATATCTATCTGATTTTAAATTACAGTGATTTTGTGCCTTGTTCGTGCGGTGGAATTTTGGAGAAACTAGGTTGGACGGAGCATCTAATTTTTAATATTTTATGCGTTATCCTTGGGATATTAGTAGTTGCATTGCAAGAAAATCTTTTCGTGCGACCTTTTAAAAGAACATTATTTATGTTGACTTTCAGCAATATACTTAGCGCAAGTTTAATAATATCGCTATTTCTATCATCAGAATATATCATAAAAAAAGAAAACAACTTCACAAGAAGATTTCTCTTGCATCCAATTGTTGATGAAAAAGTTTTTGATTTGGGGCTTAACTCATATTATTTTGCTGGATCAGATGCCAACAAGCTTTTCTTAGGAAATTTAACTACTCCTCTGCTTTGCACCATATTCGATAAATCGACGGGTTTGACAACTGAGTTAAAATTTAGCCTCGATAAAAAAGATTTTGATTTTAAAAATCTTCAGTTAAAAATAGATCAAGATCATGCGTTTTTCTACGATGGAAGCATACCCATTATCTACAAAGCAACCCTACAACAAACGTTAGCACGAACAATAAGTTATCAGGACGCATATTTCAATCAACTTTCTGTTATTGATAGCACTAATTTTGGCTTGCGGACACAAATCCGGCAAAGTCAGGAATATGAACTTGCTAACCTCGATCTAAATAGAAAAAATAAAATTTTAATAAAACCTGATCTTCTTGAAAAGCAAATCGATGGCGTCTTTGATGTTGATGGACAGTTGATAAAGAACTCTTACAATAACTCCTTTGCTTACGTCTACACCTATAGAAATCAGTTTTTAATAATGGACAGTACTTTTGAGCCTTACAAGCAAGGCAAAACGATTGATACTACCAGAGTTGCAAAACTAAACATCAGCAAGCTCAGTGACGGACGTCATAAAATTACCAGTCCGGCAATTCGTACCAACAGAGCTACTGCTTTTCATCGAAACATACTATTTGTGGAATCTGCACTTCGTGGTAAAGGAGAATCTTTAACAGCTTGGAATAACTCCTATGTAATTGATCTCTATCGTAGTGATAAAAATGAATATGCCGGAAGCTTTTATATTCCGAAAAGAAAAGGTGAGCCTATGCGACAAATCATTGCTGATGACAATTATTTATTCATTTTATCAGGCAATTATTTGATACGATACAAATTCACTGAACAAATAAAGAAAATCTATAGATCAGGGGAAGCTGAAAACCTGTAACAGAGTAAGCAAAACCAATAAAAATTTTTTAAAATGAAAAAGTTTCTTTTTCCTGTAGCTGTCATTCTTATGGGCACAGGAGCAGCTTTTGCAACCAA
Coding sequences within it:
- a CDS encoding MauE/DoxX family redox-associated membrane protein, yielding MKKLIPYIPKVVSYFFILLFCYAAISKALDFENFQVQIGQSPLLSAYAGFVSYFVIILELLIVVLLTIPKTNLLGLYASTSLMTAFTIYIYLILNYSDFVPCSCGGILEKLGWTEHLIFNILCVILGILVVALQENLFVRPFKRTLFMLTFSNILSASLIISLFLSSEYIIKKENNFTRRFLLHPIVDEKVFDLGLNSYYFAGSDANKLFLGNLTTPLLCTIFDKSTGLTTELKFSLDKKDFDFKNLQLKIDQDHAFFYDGSIPIIYKATLQQTLARTISYQDAYFNQLSVIDSTNFGLRTQIRQSQEYELANLDLNRKNKILIKPDLLEKQIDGVFDVDGQLIKNSYNNSFAYVYTYRNQFLIMDSTFEPYKQGKTIDTTRVAKLNISKLSDGRHKITSPAIRTNRATAFHRNILFVESALRGKGESLTAWNNSYVIDLYRSDKNEYAGSFYIPKRKGEPMRQIIADDNYLFILSGNYLIRYKFTEQIKKIYRSGEAENL